TGCATACTTCGATTATCCCAGGGGATAAAGTGAAAATTATGGTGGCTCCTAAAGGATTTGGTAGTGAAAATATGAGTGCCATTCGGATGTTTACCCCATCCGCCACCCGCCAGGAGATCATCGGGTTTGTAGTGGATACTGTTCGCAAAGCGGGGAGCAATCCATGTCCACCTGTGATTGTTGGCGTTGGGATTGGCGGAGATTTTGAACAGTGCGCTTTGTTGGCAAAACAGGCGCTTTGCCGTGACCTTGACCAGCCGAATCCAGACCCATTTTATGCGGAATTGGAACAAGAGATGTTACAACAGGTAAACCAGCTGGGAATTGGTTCCCAGGGATTTGGCGGGGATGTTACTGCGTTGGGATTAAATATTGAAACTTATGCAACTCATATTGCAGGGTTACCAGTAGCGGTGAACATGGGCTGCCATGTGACCCGGCATATGTGTGCAGAACTGTAGGATAAAGGAGAATTGAATTTGGAACAAATTACAATGATTTGCCCCTGCCATTTTGGGTTGGAAAGTGTACTGTCCGGCGAAGTAAAACGGCTGGGGGGACAAAATGTTACGGTAACCGATGGAAGGGTTGCATTTGACGGAGATTTGGAACTGTTGGTAAGGGCTAATTTGTGGCTACGTACTGCGGAGCGGGTATTGATCCGTTTGGGGGAATTCCACGCCACCTCGTTTGAGCAATTGTTCCAGGGTGTGAAAAAACTGCCATTAGAACAGTGGATTGGCGCCCATGACGCTTTTCCTGTAAAAGGGCATTCGTTGAACTCACAGCTGCACAGCATCCCGGACTGCCAATCAATTATCAAAAAAGCCGCTGTGGAACGACTAAAAGAGTGTTACCATGTCCACTGGTTTGAGGAGAACGAAGCGGTGCATCAAATCCAGTTTTCAATCTTAAAAGATGTAGTTACTGTGATGCTGGATACCTCCGGACCTGGGTTGCACAAAAGGGGATACCGACAAAATTCCAATGCTGCTCCAATTAAAGAAACACTGGCATCTGGCATTATTGATTTAGCTCATGTAAAACCTTTTTCCACAGTGTATGACCCATTTTGTGGTTCCGGTACTTTTTTAATCGAGAGTGCAACCAAAGCGTTGAACATCGCGCCTGGGATCAACCGCCGTTTTGCAGCGGAAAAGTGGAAGCAGATCCCGCAAAAAGTCTGGCAGGAGGAGCGTACTCGTGCCCTTGATTTGGTTCGTAGAGATGTGGAGTTCCGTGGGTATGGATTTGATATTGATCCAGCTGCTGTAGAATTGAGTACAGCAAACGCAAAAAAAGCTGGTGTCCTTCCAAGGTTGAAATTTAACCAGCGGGAAATTGCGGATTTTTCTCCTGTAACAGATAAAGGGATTGTTATTTGCAATCCTCCTTATGGGGAACGTATGCTGGAAATAAGACAAGCGGAAGAAATTTACCGGACGATGGGAAAGGTATTCCAGATGGGAAATGGAATCCACTATTATATTATCAGCCCTCATGAACAGTTTGAAACCATCTTTGGGAAAAAAGCAGATAAACGCCGTAAGCTATATAATGGGATGTTAAAATGCCAGCTCTATATGTATTTTAAGTAGTCCATCTAGTGGATTTAAGAAGGGAATCCCTATGAAAACATTAAAATATCAATTATTCTCCAGTGTCATTTTAATTATTTGTATTTTACTTATGTTCCTTTCCTGGTTTGGTGGCTCCCGAGGGGTACAAGAAATATCAGGGACGATTGTGTTGTATCATCCTGTAACTATTATTGGAATTTTGATAACCTTGATTGGAATATGGTTTGAGAATCGACGATTTGCTATGGTTTGTGGGATATTAGGACCCTGTTTATTGCTGATAATGGAGTTGTTTTATTTTTTTACATGGCACATAGAAACTATAACAGGAGAATTCAGCTTAGGAATCAGTTTTTCCTTGGCATATCCAGAATTTTATTTTGGCTTTGGTGTCACACTGGCATTGCTGGTGGCAAATTTGATGCGTATCAGGAAGTGCTTCTACCAAAAATAACTGCAATATAATTTTGTAGAAGAATTCAAAAATTGGAAACTACAAAAATGATTGGTGGATTGATGAAACAGCATGACCGTAAATTATGATGGGATTATTTTCAGCAATGCTGTTTGCTATTTTATAAGATTGAATATAGATATGAATTTGAAAGCGTGAGGTAAATGGATATTTTTTTATGGATAGCAATAGGGGTGGCAATCTTATGCGCTACAGTAGCAATCTATTTTGGAACAACAAAATCCTAGTTGGAGAGGCAACGGAATCTTTTATTTCCTTTTCCTTGAAAATTATTTCTAGATGTACAATATAAGAGATTAAGACCGTTTAGAATAGCCGATGATATATTTGTTTATTAGTTTGCGGAGGAATTGTATGGATCAAAAAATAAAAAACGGTGGTATGGGCTTTGTTTCTACATTGACGTTAATTTTTATTGTACTAAAACTTTTAGGTCTTATAGCATGGAGTTGGATATGGGTATTTGCTCCTATTTGGATCTCTTTTGTGTTGATTGTATTGGCTTTTGGTGTGATTCTGATTGGTGGCAGAATCAAAAAAGGGAAATGGTAATTTTTTATTGGCACAAATGTAGAATATGATAAGGAAAGGGACCGTTTGATTAGCAAAAAAAGAAAGGATGGAAATTTTGTCAAAAACAAAACGGAATTTATGGTTAGTTGCTGGAATCTGTTTTTGGATTTTAGGGGCAATTGTATTTGGAAAATACGATTTGGAAATATCCCAATTGCTTTACCATCCTGATTGGAAATGGGCAGTTGCCTTTGAGAATGGAGGTAGGTTGACAACTCCTATTCTATTAGCGGTTGGTCTCCATTTTTTGATTTATTTGGAAAAGCGGAAGCATCCAAAGAAAATTTACTGGGTTGTCGATGTTGGGATTATGGCGATTGTGGTGGTATTAATTTTGTTGTTTTCCGGTGGACTGAGTGGATTGGTACAGGAATTGTTTCTAACAGCAATTTATCTGGCTTTTTATTTGCTGATCCAATTGGGAGGAAAACAACTGGATATGGACAAGCTAATACAAATTAAAAAAATTGTATGGACGATGTTTGTTGCTACTGCGTTGATTTTTTTGGTTATTACGATTGTAAAAGTATTTGCCGGAAGATTGCGGTTTCGAGATATGGAAAACATCTCCCAGTTTGTTCCATGGTATCAATGGCATCCCTTTTCTGGAAACCATTCTTTTCCTTCTGGACATACAGGCAACTCTATGGCGGTCATTGGTGTTTTGTTATTATCCGGACTGATCCAGACGAGATGGAAACGTATTTTAGTCGCAGCTTTACCAATCGTTTATTTGTTGTTAATGGCTATTAGCAGGATTATTATGGGGGCACATTATGCCTCTGATGTTTTATTTTCATTAGGGATTATAGCATATGGCTGGTATATTGCAATATGGTTATGTCAGCGTTATCAGAAAAGGAAAATAGATGGAAATTAAACGGGTTTACTCTCATAAAAAAGCATTTTTAGATTTGTTATTATTGGCAGATGAACAGGAATCCATGATTGACCGTTATTTGGAGCAAGGGGAACTGTTTGTTTTATATGACCAAGGTGTGAAAACAGTTTGCGTTGTGGTAAAAGTACAGGAGAGGGTTTACGAAATCAAAAACCTGGCAACAGACCCCAGTTTTCAAGGCAAAGGATATGGAAAGGCGATGGTGGAGTATATTTTTCAACTTTATCAAAAAATAGCGGATTATCTTCTGGTTGGAACTGGGGACAGCCCTTTGACAATTCCTTTTTATGAAAAATGTGGTTTTTCCTATTCCCATAGGGTTCCGAATTTTTTTGTGGATTTTTATGACCATCCCATTTATGAAGCGGGGAAACAGCTTATTGATATGGTATATCTTAAAAAAGATTTCGTTTCGGGTTAAAAAATACCTTTGGATAGTATACTATCCAAAGGTATTTTTATCTCGGACTATAACTATGATTTATTATATTAGCTTATAGAGTTTGCGGAACAAATTTTCTTTTTTCTTTTTCATGTTTTACAAAAAGAACAGAAGATTCTTTTTCGGAAAATCGATCCTATTTTTTGGAGAATATCGCCTGGTTATGGGGGATTTTAAAAGAAGCACAGTTGAAACGAACAGAAAAATGATGTATAATAAATACAAAAAGTAATTGATTTTCAGGATAGAGTGAGGCATACTATGAGTTTAAAAAAATGGATTTTTCACGCGGCATCGCCAGAACGTTCTGAGGAGATTTCAGAGCGATTTGGAGTGAACAACATAATAGCGGACATCCTGGCAACTAGAGGGTTTCAGGATGAAGAAATTGAGGAATATTTCGGTCAAGGCGAATTGGAAAGCCCATTTGTTTTAAAGGACATGGACCTGGCTGTAGAACGCTTAAATCAGGCGCTGGAAAACCAGGAAAAAATTGTAGTTTATGGGGACTATGATTGTGATGGAATTACTTCTACTTATATTTTGTACACCTATTTATTATCGATTGGAGCGGAAGTAGAGGCTTTTATTCCAGAAAGAAATGTAGGTGGCTATGGGTTAAATCAGGAAGCGATTGATCAGTTCCATGAGCAAGGAGTACAACTGCTTGTTACGGTGGATAATGGTATTTCTGCCTTAAAAGAAGCAGATTATATTGCGGAACTTGGCATGGATCTGATCATAACTGACCACCATGCGGTAGGGGATACTTTGCCTCAAGCAGTGGCGGTTATAAACCCACATCGCAGTGACTGTCCATCAAAATTTAAAGATTTAGCTGGTGTTGGTGTTGCTTTTAAACTAATCGTGGCAATGGAAGAAGGGGATTACCAGAGCGCTTTACAATTTGCCGGGGAATTTGTAGCGATTGGGACGATCGGTGATATTGTCCCTTTGGTTGGCGAAAACCGTACTTTGGTTCAGGAAGGATTACGGCTATTAGAGTTTTCTGAAAACTTAGGGTTAAATAAATTGTTCCAAAAAGCGAAGATCCCTCGTTCCAATGTACTGGCAACTGTAATTGCGTTTGGGATTGTCC
This is a stretch of genomic DNA from Clostridium facile. It encodes these proteins:
- a CDS encoding phosphatase PAP2 family protein, with protein sequence MSKTKRNLWLVAGICFWILGAIVFGKYDLEISQLLYHPDWKWAVAFENGGRLTTPILLAVGLHFLIYLEKRKHPKKIYWVVDVGIMAIVVVLILLFSGGLSGLVQELFLTAIYLAFYLLIQLGGKQLDMDKLIQIKKIVWTMFVATALIFLVITIVKVFAGRLRFRDMENISQFVPWYQWHPFSGNHSFPSGHTGNSMAVIGVLLLSGLIQTRWKRILVAALPIVYLLLMAISRIIMGAHYASDVLFSLGIIAYGWYIAIWLCQRYQKRKIDGN
- a CDS encoding fumarate hydratase, with amino-acid sequence MREIDVKELTSCIKQLCIKANKELPCSVKKAISKAREQECSEICKSVLGDLEENIQAAKELDVPVCQDTGMAVVFLEIGQDVHFIGGDFNEAVNEGVRQGYLEGLLRLSVVADPIRRGNTNDNTPAILHTSIIPGDKVKIMVAPKGFGSENMSAIRMFTPSATRQEIIGFVVDTVRKAGSNPCPPVIVGVGIGGDFEQCALLAKQALCRDLDQPNPDPFYAELEQEMLQQVNQLGIGSQGFGGDVTALGLNIETYATHIAGLPVAVNMGCHVTRHMCAEL
- a CDS encoding THUMP domain-containing class I SAM-dependent RNA methyltransferase; amino-acid sequence: MEQITMICPCHFGLESVLSGEVKRLGGQNVTVTDGRVAFDGDLELLVRANLWLRTAERVLIRLGEFHATSFEQLFQGVKKLPLEQWIGAHDAFPVKGHSLNSQLHSIPDCQSIIKKAAVERLKECYHVHWFEENEAVHQIQFSILKDVVTVMLDTSGPGLHKRGYRQNSNAAPIKETLASGIIDLAHVKPFSTVYDPFCGSGTFLIESATKALNIAPGINRRFAAEKWKQIPQKVWQEERTRALDLVRRDVEFRGYGFDIDPAAVELSTANAKKAGVLPRLKFNQREIADFSPVTDKGIVICNPPYGERMLEIRQAEEIYRTMGKVFQMGNGIHYYIISPHEQFETIFGKKADKRRKLYNGMLKCQLYMYFK
- a CDS encoding GNAT family N-acetyltransferase translates to MEIKRVYSHKKAFLDLLLLADEQESMIDRYLEQGELFVLYDQGVKTVCVVVKVQERVYEIKNLATDPSFQGKGYGKAMVEYIFQLYQKIADYLLVGTGDSPLTIPFYEKCGFSYSHRVPNFFVDFYDHPIYEAGKQLIDMVYLKKDFVSG